AGCATGAAAAAGCCCGCCAGAGCGGGCTTGGATCCATCTGCGCCGGGGGATGGCCGGGACGGTCGCCTCACGGCGGTAGGTTAGCGACACAGGGTGAAGCTGTTCACAGCTTTTCATTTCACGACCAAGTAAGTCGTGATGTCCATCACACTTCGGGCAGCGCGACGGGCGTGATCCACGAGGCGGTTACGGCTCGCCGGCTGTGGCGCGAACGTGCCGCCATCCGAGCCCGTCTTGGGCGCATGTGCGCAGACGAACAGAGTTTGCGGGTGATGGCTAGGAAAGTTTGCTCGCATAGCTCAGACGCATGGCGGCGGTGCCGTATCAGGTTGATTCCGTGATTCGGAAGCTGTCCTTTAGATCGTTCATCCACGAGGGAGGTATGACTTCGTCGTGCTGCAATCGGCCGACGACGATGCCAGGATGGATGCTTAGCTGATGCGCGAATGCGAGTACCGCCAGTTTCGTTTTCAGTTGTACAAGATCACGCTTACAGGCCGAGGGTATCAGCCAGTCTCGAGCCCAGTCGTTGGCTTCTCGTTCCTGCGCGCTTGTCGATGTCTGTCGCACAGGATCGTCCAGAAATACCGACTCCTTGGACTTCCTGTTCTTCCCGTGCAGCAGAATGTGGGCCGCTTCGTGGAACAAGGTAAACCAGAACCGATCGTTGGTCTTGCCGTAGAGTGGTAGCTGGATGAGCGGTCGATCCGCCTCCAACCAACGCGCCACGCCACTGACGTGTGATTTCGGTAGGGCAGGCACCAGCACGAAAATCACCCCCGAGTCGCGGAACAATGCATTCAGGCGCGGCGCGAACTGTTCCGGCGCCAGTACGGTGAGGCCACGCATTTCATCCAAGGCTTGTCTGAACTTGGCCTCGTCGTAGCGCGGGCCAGACTGCTTCTCGGCAACCTGCTCGCCCAAGCGCAACCAGGCGGCAATGGCGCCCAAATTGCACTGCTCCTCGCGACTACGACGGAACTGGTGCTGCAGCGTGCCGTAACGCGCGCGCCAGCCATCCGGCGAGGCGACACCGAAGAAGGACAGGCATTGCTCCACGATGGCCGGCTTCGAATGGGCGTCAATACGGTTCTTGGCGATGCAGCCGTGCTTCATCAGCTCGCGTACCGGAATCTGGTCCAGCCAGTCCTGCCAACCGGCAAAGCGCGTCTTGGCCTCCTGCTGCGCCAAGCGCTCGCGGTACTGTGCCTCGCGCTTCAGCCAGAAGCCCACTGGCCCGCCCAGCACGCTGTTCAGGCGCATGGCCGCATCATCAGTCAACGGCACCTTGCCGTTGATGAGCTGGCTGACATGCTTTTCGGAATAGCCCAGACGCTGGGCCAGCTCCTGCTGCGACCAGCCGCGCTCTTCCAGCAAGTCCGCGATGGTCTCGCCGGGCGGAGAAACCCAATCAGGTTCGAAACGGGTGGCTGACTCAGTCATGGTAGTCACCGATGAATTCAATGCAGACGATGGTCACCTGCGACCAGTCGATCGAGGCATCCGGCTTGCGTGGCGTCGGGTCGTTGGCCGGGGCGAACACCAGCCGGCACCCACCGGCAAGGTCCAGCGCGAACTGGCCGGCACGGTCATGCTTGAGCGGATGCGGGTTCCCGGCCACCAAGTCGGTGACCGCTGCTGCAGCTTCCAGGTCAGCCAGTCGAGCATACAGCTTGCGTGCACAGGCATCCCCTAGCTTCTTGCGGGCCACGGCCTGCTTCTCGCAGAGTTCACGCAGCTTCCTGTCCTTGAACCTGATCTCCAAATTGCGCCCCCGATTCTATATGAGTTTACCTCTTAGGTAAATCGGATTGTATGTCACGGTTCAGGTTTGGACTGTCCCAAGCGAAGCCTGGATCACTTCCTAGACCAACGAGGGAGTCCCCCCGGCTCTGCCGGGGAGGCAGTAGAAGTTTGACGTTTACAGGAGTCCATCGGGGAAACTCCAACTCGTGAGCCGCCAAGCACACGAGAGGAGAGTCCGCCGATGGACGAGTACAAGAGCTTAAACCACACGCCATGGGAATGCCTGTACCACGTGGTGTTCATCCCGAAGTGTCGACGTCGCACGTTGTACGTCGAGCTTCGAAAGTATCTGGGAGAGGTGTTCCGCCGGTTGGCGGAGCAGAAGGAGAGTCGGGTCGAAGAGGGACACCTGATGTCCGATCATGTGCATATGATGCTGAGTATTCCGCCGAAGTATGCGGTGTCGGAGGTGGAGGGTTACATCAAAGGGAAGAGTGCTATCCACTTGGCGCGAGTGTATGCAGAGCGCAAGCGAAATTTTGTAGGGCAGAGCTTCTGGGCGAGGGGCTACTTCGTCTCGACGGTGGGTCGGGATGAGCAAGTGATCCGGGCGTACATTCGCAATCAGGAGGAAGAGGATCGACGATTGGAGCAGTTGCAACTGCTTCGATAGGCAGGCCACCGTAGGGTGGCCCGATCAGAGGGGCCGCGTTAGCGACCCCGCCCAAGCCGCTTTGAGCGGCTCACACAACTAAAGCCCCCGGCTTTGCCGGGGGATACTTACCCGGCGCCCAGGCGACCTTGGGTTTCGTAGTGCCCAACGGGTCGATGCATGCCAGCACCGTCAGCGCGCCTTGCGGCTCCGGCTGCGGCCAACCCAACACCGCGGCCACGTTCGACAGCAACGGCTATGTGGCCTCGACCACCGACTTCAACGGCAACGTCACGACGATGGTTCATGACGCCAATGGCTTGCTGGATCAGCAGGTTGACGGTTCGGGAAGCGCGGATCAACGCACCACCAACATTACCTGGAACACCACGCTGCGCGTTCCGCTGATCCGCACGGTGCTCGATGCCAAGGGCAACACGGTCGGCAAAACTGCCTGGGTCTATAACACCGTCGGCCAGCCATTGGCCCGTTGCGAGATCGATCCGGCCCAAGCCAGTAG
This genomic stretch from Rhodanobacter thiooxydans harbors:
- the tnpA gene encoding IS200/IS605 family transposase, yielding MDEYKSLNHTPWECLYHVVFIPKCRRRTLYVELRKYLGEVFRRLAEQKESRVEEGHLMSDHVHMMLSIPPKYAVSEVEGYIKGKSAIHLARVYAERKRNFVGQSFWARGYFVSTVGRDEQVIRAYIRNQEEEDRRLEQLQLLR
- a CDS encoding helix-turn-helix domain-containing protein → MTESATRFEPDWVSPPGETIADLLEERGWSQQELAQRLGYSEKHVSQLINGKVPLTDDAAMRLNSVLGGPVGFWLKREAQYRERLAQQEAKTRFAGWQDWLDQIPVRELMKHGCIAKNRIDAHSKPAIVEQCLSFFGVASPDGWRARYGTLQHQFRRSREEQCNLGAIAAWLRLGEQVAEKQSGPRYDEAKFRQALDEMRGLTVLAPEQFAPRLNALFRDSGVIFVLVPALPKSHVSGVARWLEADRPLIQLPLYGKTNDRFWFTLFHEAAHILLHGKNRKSKESVFLDDPVRQTSTSAQEREANDWARDWLIPSACKRDLVQLKTKLAVLAFAHQLSIHPGIVVGRLQHDEVIPPSWMNDLKDSFRITEST